One segment of Marinobacter sediminum DNA contains the following:
- a CDS encoding GFA family protein yields MIKGSCCCGIVRFELAEKPSMMGMCHCSRCRKVGASSLAFVNSDKFQITTGREKIVTYKAEPPYKYNRCFCSVCGTALGEVLSELESFPINANCIDSEIEIENAFHEFVSEKPSWFKIGDNAKQFNEHPHE; encoded by the coding sequence ATGATTAAAGGAAGCTGCTGCTGCGGAATCGTTCGATTTGAATTGGCAGAAAAGCCAAGCATGATGGGTATGTGTCATTGCAGCCGTTGCCGAAAGGTTGGAGCAAGCTCTTTGGCGTTTGTAAATTCTGACAAGTTTCAGATTACGACTGGCCGCGAAAAAATCGTTACCTACAAAGCTGAGCCACCGTATAAATATAATCGGTGTTTTTGTTCTGTCTGCGGGACTGCTCTTGGAGAGGTCCTTTCGGAACTGGAGTCTTTTCCAATAAATGCAAACTGCATAGATAGTGAAATTGAAATCGAAAATGCATTTCACGAGTTTGTTTCTGAGAAACCAAGTTGGTTCAAAATTGGCGACAACGCTAAACAATTCAATGAACACCCACACGAGTAA